A genomic region of Gloeocapsopsis dulcis contains the following coding sequences:
- a CDS encoding type II toxin-antitoxin system VapC family toxin, protein MKILIDTNIVLDLLLEREPFIESAIALFEQIEQGKLVGYIAATTITNIFYIIRKAESRETAIAAIQRILTGLQLCAVDRTVVATALNIGLKDFEDSIQLACAVLNYLDGIVTRDLKDFSNANFPIWSISDTLAQI, encoded by the coding sequence GTGAAGATTCTAATCGACACCAACATCGTTCTCGACCTGTTGCTAGAGCGCGAACCCTTCATCGAATCCGCGATCGCACTATTCGAGCAAATTGAGCAAGGTAAACTCGTCGGCTACATCGCTGCAACAACGATTACGAATATTTTCTACATCATTCGTAAAGCAGAAAGTCGCGAAACTGCGATCGCAGCAATCCAGCGAATTCTCACCGGACTACAACTTTGTGCAGTGGATCGAACCGTGGTTGCTACCGCCTTAAATATCGGCTTGAAAGACTTTGAAGACAGCATTCAACTCGCCTGTGCTGTCCTCAATTATCTTGATGGCATCGTCACACGCGACCTCAAAGACTTCTCAAACGCTAACTTTCCTATTTGGTCAATCTCAGACACATTAGCTCAGATCTGA
- a CDS encoding sucrase ferredoxin yields MQIQQPKQLPLADCRFCSVVSKSNGEDPIGTAGHSDHWLIMEVPQPWPQKIFQENPTIKELFGLFRELILQHKVKLKPILIAPDREYSQPGFTRVMYYYRPAKLFSQFEKQEFVVPENQTRALVTAILQQLIQRPHNLLEFQQYQQPTSHIRELMVCTHTQVDLACGRFGTPLYRRLRKEYAPAANHKLRVWQTTHFGGHQFAPTLVDLPQGCLWGHLELEVLDLLVKRNASVYGLYQYYRGWAGVGKFEQIAEREIWMQSGWTWLNYLKTGKVLTMAETPEGEEADWAEIRIDYAAPDGSKTGAYEARIEVCGEVMSAANSAKEIKLEPIKQYRVSRLVKI; encoded by the coding sequence ATGCAAATCCAACAACCCAAGCAACTTCCTTTAGCAGATTGTCGTTTTTGCTCAGTAGTTTCCAAAAGCAATGGAGAAGATCCAATCGGTACAGCAGGTCATTCTGACCATTGGTTGATTATGGAAGTTCCACAACCTTGGCCACAAAAAATATTTCAAGAAAATCCCACAATCAAAGAATTATTTGGTTTATTCCGAGAGTTGATTTTGCAGCACAAAGTCAAGTTGAAACCAATACTAATTGCTCCAGATCGCGAATATTCACAGCCTGGCTTTACCCGCGTGATGTATTACTATCGTCCGGCAAAGCTGTTTTCTCAGTTTGAGAAACAAGAGTTTGTGGTTCCAGAAAATCAAACGAGAGCATTAGTAACAGCAATATTGCAGCAGTTAATCCAACGACCTCATAATTTATTGGAATTTCAGCAATATCAACAACCAACAAGTCACATTCGCGAACTTATGGTTTGTACCCATACTCAAGTAGACCTTGCCTGTGGCAGATTTGGAACTCCCCTATATCGTCGGTTACGTAAAGAATATGCTCCTGCTGCTAATCACAAGTTAAGAGTGTGGCAAACAACTCACTTTGGCGGACATCAATTTGCTCCCACCCTAGTTGATTTACCTCAAGGATGCTTATGGGGACATTTAGAACTAGAGGTATTGGATTTACTGGTAAAGCGAAATGCTTCGGTTTATGGTTTGTATCAATACTACCGAGGATGGGCAGGCGTAGGGAAATTTGAGCAAATTGCTGAACGGGAAATTTGGATGCAGTCTGGCTGGACTTGGCTCAACTACTTAAAAACAGGCAAAGTGCTGACAATGGCAGAAACTCCGGAAGGAGAGGAAGCTGATTGGGCAGAAATTCGGATTGATTATGCCGCGCCCGATGGTAGTAAAACAGGTGCTTATGAAGCCAGAATTGAAGTTTGCGGTGAAGTTATGAGTGCAGCTAACTCAGCAAAAGAAATTAAGTTAGAACCGATCAAGCAGTATCGCGTTAGTCGTTTGGTCAAAATTTAA
- the hisI gene encoding phosphoribosyl-AMP cyclohydrolase, giving the protein MNQKLLWLEQLKFNDRGLIPAIVQDYQDDTVLMMAWMSRKSIQQTLKTGEAYYWSRSRGEWHKGATSGHIQKVKALYYDCDADTLLLKIEQVGDVACHTGARSCFFNSVELLKK; this is encoded by the coding sequence ATGAACCAGAAACTTCTTTGGCTAGAGCAGTTGAAATTTAATGATCGCGGATTGATTCCGGCGATTGTCCAAGATTATCAAGATGATACAGTTTTGATGATGGCATGGATGAGCCGCAAATCAATCCAGCAAACGCTAAAAACAGGGGAGGCATACTACTGGAGCCGTTCCCGTGGCGAATGGCATAAGGGTGCAACCTCTGGACATATTCAAAAAGTCAAAGCGTTGTATTACGACTGCGACGCAGACACTCTTCTACTAAAAATTGAGCAAGTGGGCGATGTTGCTTGTCACACCGGAGCAAGAAGTTGTTTCTTTAATTCAGTTGAACTTTTAAAGAAGTGA
- a CDS encoding ribulose bisphosphate carboxylase small subunit, which produces MDIYNIPAPPTPWSQQLVAPGIDPSAYIHPLTNVIGDVRIGVQVHIAPGVSIRADEGMPFYIGANVNIQDGVVIHGLEQGRVTGDDGNPYSVWISDNASITHMALIHGPAYVGKDCFIGFRSTVFNARVGNSCIVMSHALIENVEIPAGKYVASGSTITYQSQANRLPNVREADSGFARHVVSINQKLRQGYLCAGDEACIAAIRNESNGHSNLQPNESGNSHRQSSVLEANALAWIHNLLNQGLYIGVEQADARRFRANSWSDCALIKTTRESEAIKTLEVCLHEYCDRYIRLFSINPKTRQRGNELIVQHLEDKR; this is translated from the coding sequence ATGGACATCTATAATATTCCTGCACCCCCAACCCCTTGGTCGCAGCAACTCGTTGCGCCAGGAATCGATCCCAGTGCTTATATTCACCCACTAACCAACGTGATCGGCGATGTGCGAATTGGCGTGCAGGTTCACATCGCGCCAGGAGTTTCAATTCGAGCCGATGAGGGAATGCCGTTTTACATTGGAGCCAACGTAAACATTCAGGATGGGGTGGTGATTCATGGTTTAGAGCAGGGACGAGTCACGGGAGATGACGGCAACCCTTACTCCGTGTGGATTAGTGACAATGCCTCGATTACTCATATGGCATTGATTCATGGTCCGGCTTACGTTGGGAAGGACTGCTTTATTGGCTTCCGCTCTACGGTATTCAATGCCCGTGTGGGGAATAGCTGTATCGTCATGTCCCATGCGCTAATTGAGAATGTGGAAATCCCAGCAGGCAAATATGTGGCATCTGGCTCGACGATCACCTATCAGTCGCAAGCCAATCGCTTACCCAATGTTCGGGAAGCAGATTCAGGGTTTGCCCGCCATGTTGTCAGCATCAATCAAAAGCTGCGTCAGGGCTATCTGTGTGCTGGGGATGAGGCGTGTATTGCTGCTATCCGCAATGAATCTAACGGACATTCAAATTTGCAACCAAATGAATCTGGTAATAGTCATCGGCAATCTTCGGTCTTAGAGGCTAACGCTTTAGCCTGGATTCACAACTTACTGAATCAGGGACTTTATATTGGGGTGGAACAGGCTGATGCACGACGATTTCGGGCAAATTCCTGGTCTGATTGTGCGCTGATCAAAACCACAAGAGAATCAGAAGCGATCAAAACTCTGGAGGTTTGCCTGCATGAGTACTGTGACAGATATATCCGCCTATTTAGCATTAATCCTAAAACGCGGCAGCGCGGCAACGAGTTGATTGTTCAGCATCTAGAAGACAAGCGGTGA
- a CDS encoding MbtH domain protein, whose amino-acid sequence MNELVQRLSEGEHSVEASLRPDKTVTAFKECIDRGYVHIKFTDTKGGTDLGIRLDPQASNFAKADFENQKGEVHIVGNLTLNYVKVRCIADIDLATLNGQGYLEPVE is encoded by the coding sequence ATGAATGAATTAGTACAACGATTATCAGAAGGAGAGCATTCTGTCGAAGCCAGTCTACGACCGGACAAAACAGTTACTGCTTTTAAAGAGTGTATTGACCGTGGATATGTTCATATCAAATTCACCGATACCAAAGGAGGAACTGATTTGGGTATCAGACTCGATCCACAAGCCTCTAACTTTGCTAAAGCAGACTTTGAAAATCAAAAGGGTGAAGTTCACATAGTTGGTAATTTGACGTTGAATTATGTGAAAGTTAGATGTATTGCAGATATTGATCTAGCAACGTTAAATGGACAGGGATATCTTGAACCTGTGGAATAA
- a CDS encoding ABC transporter ATP-binding protein, with protein MTSYSISKQHPLLRLLNYAKSYRPQVWTAATFTILNTIFDLAPAYLIGVAVDIVVEQENSIIAQIGITNTIGQLAILSLLTLLIWTLESLSEFIYDRLWRNLAQTMQHELRLDAYSHLQELELSYFEECSTGTLLSILNDDINQLERFLDSGAASILQFITTVLFVGGSFILIAPNVAWLAVLPTPFIFWGSLAFQKRLAPRYADVRDKAGFINSRLANNLSGIATIKSFTAETYERERVLLDSEAYRRSNRKAITVSAAFFPAIRFVVVTGFIATLFFGGVAVANNQLTVGTYGFMVFIVQRLLWPFASLSSIMDQYQRAMASTRRVMGLLDTTIAIPTGNRSLPLKTVRGEVHLDNITFAYNGRTNVLKDLSLHIPSGANIGIVGATGSGKSTLVKLLLRFYEVQDGQILVDGIDIRELQLGELRRCIGWVSQDVFLFHGTVAENIAYGSFDASHSEIIHAAKLAQAHEFILQLPQGYDTIVGERGQKLSGGQRQRIAIARAILKDPPILILDEATSAVDNETEAAIQKSLAMITKNRTTIAIAHRLSTIRHSHCIYVMEKGQIVEQGKHEDLLALDGIYASLWRVQSGIH; from the coding sequence ATGACATCTTATTCTATTTCTAAACAACATCCACTTTTACGGTTATTAAACTACGCTAAAAGCTACCGCCCTCAAGTGTGGACTGCGGCAACCTTTACCATTCTCAATACCATCTTTGACCTCGCACCAGCCTATTTAATTGGTGTCGCTGTAGATATTGTTGTAGAACAAGAAAATTCCATCATTGCTCAAATTGGTATTACTAATACCATTGGACAACTGGCAATCTTATCATTATTAACATTATTAATTTGGACTTTAGAATCACTATCTGAATTTATCTACGATCGCTTGTGGCGTAACCTCGCGCAAACTATGCAGCATGAGTTACGTCTTGATGCCTACAGTCATTTACAAGAACTAGAACTGAGCTACTTTGAAGAATGCTCTACAGGTACACTTTTATCAATATTGAACGACGACATTAACCAATTAGAAAGATTTCTCGATTCTGGTGCAGCTAGTATTCTGCAATTTATCACTACAGTTTTATTTGTAGGTGGCTCATTTATTCTCATCGCTCCTAATGTAGCGTGGTTGGCAGTATTGCCCACACCCTTTATATTCTGGGGTTCATTAGCATTCCAAAAACGACTCGCACCCCGCTATGCAGATGTGCGTGACAAAGCCGGATTTATTAATAGCCGTTTAGCTAATAATCTCTCAGGGATTGCCACAATTAAAAGTTTCACGGCTGAAACTTATGAACGAGAACGTGTCTTACTTGACAGTGAAGCCTATCGCCGTAGTAATCGTAAAGCTATTACAGTATCTGCTGCCTTTTTCCCAGCAATTCGCTTTGTAGTAGTTACAGGTTTCATCGCCACGCTATTTTTTGGTGGGGTGGCAGTGGCGAATAATCAGTTAACTGTGGGAACCTATGGTTTTATGGTGTTCATTGTCCAGCGATTACTGTGGCCATTTGCCAGTTTGAGTTCCATCATGGATCAGTATCAACGGGCAATGGCTTCTACGCGACGAGTGATGGGATTGTTAGATACGACCATTGCTATTCCCACAGGAAACCGTTCTTTACCATTAAAGACAGTACGTGGTGAAGTGCATCTTGACAATATCACCTTTGCCTACAACGGTCGCACTAATGTACTCAAAGATTTATCATTGCATATTCCAAGCGGAGCAAATATTGGCATTGTCGGTGCCACTGGTTCTGGTAAAAGTACCCTAGTCAAACTACTGCTACGTTTTTACGAAGTCCAAGACGGACAAATTCTGGTTGATGGTATCGATATTCGGGAGTTACAACTTGGGGAACTGCGGCGCTGTATCGGTTGGGTGAGTCAGGATGTGTTTTTATTTCACGGTACGGTAGCGGAAAATATTGCTTATGGCAGCTTTGATGCCAGTCACTCAGAAATTATCCATGCTGCCAAATTAGCCCAAGCACATGAATTCATTCTCCAACTACCCCAAGGATACGATACTATCGTGGGCGAACGCGGTCAAAAGCTGTCTGGTGGACAAAGACAAAGAATTGCCATAGCGCGTGCGATTCTAAAAGACCCACCAATTTTGATTTTAGATGAGGCTACCTCTGCGGTGGATAATGAAACGGAAGCGGCGATTCAGAAGTCGCTGGCGATGATTACCAAAAATCGGACGACAATTGCGATCGCTCATCGTCTGTCTACAATTCGCCACAGTCATTGTATTTACGTGATGGAGAAAGGTCAAATTGTAGAGCAGGGTAAGCACGAGGACTTACTAGCGCTTGATGGAATTTATGCCAGTCTGTGGCGCGTACAGTCTGGGATTCATTAA
- a CDS encoding acylase: MANLFQVFKRRPFRILPVIISFIFALFLATQSGVRSAASTEILWDTYGIPHIYGKNAQSTFQAFGWAQMQSHGNLLLRLYGQARGQAAQYWGEDYLESDRWVLTMGVPERARSWYKLQSPAFRSYLDAFAAGINAYAQEHGDLIDDEVEVVLPVKAEDVLAHLHRVLHFTFVVSPESVAGISQQNAKAGSNGWAIAPSRSENGHAMLLDNPHLPWSDLFLWYEAQMTAPGFHAYGATLVGIPVLAIAFNDHLGWTHTVNTHDGWDAYKLELVDNGYRFDGKVKPFETTTLSLTVKQQDGTFKTEPLIVKHSIHGPVISETDNQAVALRVVGLDEPEVLEQWWDMARAKNLSQFEAALKRLQLPMFTVIYADEKGHIMHLFNGQVPIRKQGDFQYWQGMIPGNTSDTLWTKIHPYRDLPRIVDPKSGWLQNANDPPWTTTFPTAITADKYPSYMAPRFMDFRAQRSARMLFEDDKITFDELVAYKHSTRMELADRILDDLISAVQEQESELAKNAANVLAAWDKKSDANSKGAVLFATWVEQIDLDKAFSIPWSENKPRTTPDGLANRQEAVATLEAAASQVQKTYGKLDVAWGEVFQLDYGDVSLPANGGADPLGIFRNLWFTRQLNGTFKSVGGDSFVAAVEFSQPVRAMVLNSYGNATQPGSSHIGDQLQMFANQQLRPAWLKRSDILEHLEARQAF, from the coding sequence ATGGCTAATTTGTTTCAAGTCTTTAAAAGAAGACCATTCCGAATTCTGCCAGTCATTATTAGTTTTATATTTGCTTTATTTTTAGCAACCCAGAGTGGAGTGAGATCAGCAGCATCCACAGAAATCCTTTGGGATACTTATGGTATCCCTCACATCTATGGTAAGAATGCTCAAAGTACATTCCAAGCATTTGGTTGGGCGCAAATGCAAAGTCATGGGAACCTGCTTTTACGTCTTTATGGTCAAGCACGAGGACAGGCTGCCCAATACTGGGGAGAAGATTATTTAGAATCAGACCGATGGGTACTGACTATGGGAGTTCCAGAACGGGCGCGTTCTTGGTATAAACTACAAAGTCCAGCTTTTCGCAGTTACTTGGATGCTTTCGCTGCCGGAATTAATGCTTATGCTCAGGAGCATGGCGACTTGATTGATGATGAAGTGGAAGTCGTCTTACCAGTCAAAGCAGAAGATGTGCTAGCTCATCTTCATCGAGTTTTGCATTTCACTTTTGTGGTTAGCCCGGAATCGGTTGCAGGTATTAGCCAGCAAAATGCAAAAGCAGGGTCGAATGGTTGGGCGATCGCACCTTCACGTTCTGAAAACGGTCATGCTATGCTGCTAGACAACCCACACTTACCTTGGTCTGATTTATTCCTGTGGTACGAAGCACAAATGACTGCTCCAGGGTTTCATGCTTACGGAGCGACACTTGTGGGAATTCCCGTGTTAGCGATCGCCTTTAACGATCATTTAGGCTGGACTCATACTGTGAACACTCATGACGGTTGGGATGCTTACAAGCTTGAGTTAGTTGACAATGGTTATCGCTTTGATGGCAAAGTCAAACCTTTTGAAACTACAACCCTTTCACTAACAGTCAAACAACAAGACGGCACTTTCAAAACAGAACCCTTGATTGTCAAACATTCTATACACGGACCTGTAATCTCTGAAACAGATAATCAAGCCGTAGCGCTGCGGGTTGTTGGTCTTGACGAGCCAGAGGTTCTCGAACAGTGGTGGGATATGGCGCGGGCGAAAAACCTTTCACAGTTTGAAGCTGCTCTCAAACGCTTACAATTGCCCATGTTTACTGTCATCTATGCAGATGAAAAGGGACACATCATGCACCTATTCAACGGTCAAGTTCCGATCAGAAAACAAGGTGATTTTCAATACTGGCAAGGTATGATTCCAGGTAATACCTCTGATACCTTGTGGACAAAAATCCATCCTTACCGAGATTTACCCCGCATCGTTGACCCCAAAAGTGGCTGGTTACAAAATGCTAATGACCCACCTTGGACAACTACATTTCCTACAGCGATCACCGCAGATAAATACCCGTCCTACATGGCACCGCGATTTATGGATTTTCGGGCACAGCGCTCTGCCAGAATGCTGTTTGAGGATGACAAAATTACATTTGATGAACTGGTGGCATACAAGCACTCAACCCGTATGGAACTAGCAGACCGGATCTTGGATGATTTAATTTCAGCGGTACAAGAACAGGAAAGTGAATTAGCCAAAAATGCCGCTAATGTGTTAGCAGCTTGGGATAAGAAAAGCGATGCCAACAGTAAGGGTGCAGTATTATTTGCTACCTGGGTAGAACAGATAGATTTAGATAAGGCTTTTAGTATTCCTTGGAGTGAAAACAAACCGCGTACCACACCTGATGGTTTAGCTAATCGTCAAGAAGCAGTTGCCACACTAGAAGCTGCTGCTTCTCAGGTACAGAAAACCTATGGCAAGCTAGATGTGGCATGGGGAGAGGTGTTTCAGCTAGATTATGGTGATGTCAGTTTACCTGCTAATGGTGGCGCAGATCCTCTCGGTATATTCCGTAACCTCTGGTTTACACGTCAATTAAATGGCACTTTTAAATCAGTTGGTGGAGATTCTTTTGTGGCGGCGGTGGAATTTTCGCAACCAGTGCGAGCTATGGTACTCAACAGTTATGGCAATGCTACTCAGCCAGGTTCATCTCATATTGGCGACCAGTTGCAGATGTTTGCTAATCAACAGTTGCGTCCAGCTTGGCTGAAACGCTCGGATATTTTAGAGCATTTAGAGGCACGTCAGGCTTTTTGA
- a CDS encoding MbtH family protein: MYQDDKEDTAIYKVVVNHEEQYSIWPADRENPLGWRDAGKSGLKPECLEYIKEVWTDMRPLSLRKKMAETAGTQV; this comes from the coding sequence ATGTATCAAGATGACAAAGAGGACACAGCGATTTACAAAGTTGTAGTCAACCATGAAGAACAGTATTCTATTTGGCCTGCTGACCGAGAAAATCCCTTGGGATGGCGAGATGCAGGTAAAAGTGGTCTGAAACCAGAATGCCTGGAATACATTAAGGAAGTGTGGACTGATATGAGACCGCTTAGTCTCCGAAAAAAAATGGCAGAAACTGCTGGCACTCAGGTATAA
- a CDS encoding thioesterase II family protein, with protein sequence MQPTQVLHSSVTCPYPNPHASLRLFCFPYAGGNSLIFRPWLKSLPTTVEVCPVELPGRGIQMKLAPISRLELLIKSLASTLLPHLNQPFAFFGHSMGALISFELTRLLRREYNISPVHLFISGRRAPQIPDPKPPIHALPEPEFIEELRRLNGTPQAVLENTELMQLLIPTLRADFAVLETYAYTPEPTLNVPITTFGGLQDSEVNFDELQAWQAQTHSTFSQQMFPGNHFFLHSAQSLLLQSLSQQLNRITSEASC encoded by the coding sequence ATGCAACCCACACAAGTACTACACTCCAGTGTTACTTGCCCCTATCCTAATCCTCATGCTTCCCTGCGTTTATTCTGCTTTCCCTACGCAGGGGGCAATTCTCTAATTTTTCGCCCGTGGCTGAAAAGTCTACCTACAACTGTGGAAGTTTGCCCTGTTGAACTTCCTGGACGAGGAATTCAAATGAAGTTGGCTCCCATTTCACGGCTAGAACTGTTGATTAAGAGTTTAGCTTCTACATTACTTCCCCATTTAAACCAACCGTTCGCCTTTTTTGGTCACAGCATGGGTGCGCTTATTAGTTTTGAGCTTACCCGTCTACTCCGTAGAGAATATAACATCAGCCCAGTTCACCTATTTATATCTGGTCGTCGCGCTCCTCAAATTCCTGATCCAAAGCCACCTATTCACGCCCTTCCAGAACCTGAATTTATAGAGGAATTGCGTCGTCTCAATGGTACTCCTCAAGCAGTATTAGAAAATACTGAACTGATGCAGTTGCTTATCCCTACCCTACGAGCAGATTTTGCCGTCCTGGAAACTTATGCTTATACTCCTGAACCCACTCTGAATGTTCCCATCACTACCTTTGGTGGCTTACAGGATTCCGAGGTCAATTTTGATGAACTACAAGCTTGGCAAGCGCAAACACATTCTACCTTTTCTCAGCAGATGTTTCCTGGAAACCATTTTTTTCTGCACTCAGCCCAATCACTTCTGCTACAGTCTCTTTCCCAACAACTAAACCGGATTACAAGTGAAGCAAGTTGTTAA
- a CDS encoding DUF2281 domain-containing protein, with protein MNAADRINELVKSLPTEQVNQILDFAEFLHQKQLTKSESRPVAPIPPGTLTGLRGIAKRAGQTQSDEELKADYTDYLSQKYQ; from the coding sequence ATGAATGCCGCAGATCGAATCAATGAACTCGTTAAATCTTTACCAACTGAGCAAGTCAATCAAATCTTAGACTTTGCCGAGTTTCTGCATCAAAAACAACTTACTAAAAGCGAATCCCGTCCGGTTGCTCCCATCCCTCCAGGAACCCTCACCGGATTGCGCGGCATCGCCAAACGTGCAGGACAAACCCAAAGCGATGAAGAACTTAAAGCAGACTATACCGACTATCTCAGCCAAAAATACCAGTAG
- a CDS encoding DUF4145 domain-containing protein, whose protein sequence is MSIHFQFLKTEWSKVYEAAAKAESLAYPNPRTACFYSRRTLEIAVTWLFEYDKPDLSAFLFEPSFKALVGSALYTKLDLIRKLGNFAVHSNQSIRAEDAIAQ, encoded by the coding sequence ATGAGCATCCATTTTCAATTCCTCAAAACCGAATGGTCAAAAGTCTACGAAGCTGCTGCCAAAGCTGAATCCCTCGCCTATCCCAACCCCCGTACCGCTTGCTTTTACAGCCGCCGCACTCTAGAAATTGCGGTCACTTGGCTCTTCGAGTACGACAAACCCGATCTCTCTGCCTTTCTATTTGAACCCAGTTTCAAAGCCTTAGTCGGTTCTGCCCTGTATACCAAACTCGACCTCATTCGCAAACTAGGCAATTTTGCCGTCCACAGCAACCAATCGATTCGCGCCGAAGATGCGATCGCCCAATAG
- the cysS gene encoding cysteine--tRNA ligase: MTLLIYNTLTRRKELFTTIKPSQITMYCCGVTVYDDCHLGHARSYIGWDVVRRYLQWRGYQVRYVQNFTDIDDKILNRAQAEGSSMQAIADRYIAGYFEDIRQLNILDADEYPRVTEHIPAIRHLIQALEEKGYAYAVDGDVYYNVRQFADYGKLSGRQLEQMQAGAGGRLDSDDLECKKQDSCDFALWKAAKLGEPAWESPWGKGRPGWHIECSAMIRARLGETIDIHGGGGDLIFPHHENEIAQSEVLTGQPLANYWLHNGMVTVNGEKMSKSLGNFTTIRDLLEGKWSEYPQPVAPMVIRLFVLQAHYRKPLDFTKAAIAAAEKGWQTLKEALTLDLHPLNLSSQMPISSELDTDSVTRFQAAMDDDFNTAAGLAVLFELAKSIKREFNLRHYQSEKELSDLQLQSSLQTLIQLAQIFGLQAKQENTTVPELDGVWIESLLEQRHQARQEKRYAQSDRIRDELQAVGITLVDQPDGQTRWHCS; this comes from the coding sequence ATGACTCTACTCATTTACAATACTCTGACTCGTCGCAAAGAACTTTTCACAACGATTAAACCGAGTCAAATCACGATGTACTGCTGCGGCGTAACAGTGTATGACGATTGCCATTTGGGTCATGCCCGTTCTTACATTGGGTGGGATGTGGTGCGGCGATATCTGCAATGGCGGGGCTATCAGGTGCGCTACGTGCAAAACTTCACCGATATTGATGACAAGATTCTGAATCGTGCTCAAGCCGAAGGCAGTTCGATGCAAGCCATTGCCGATCGCTATATTGCTGGCTACTTTGAAGATATTCGTCAGTTAAATATCCTAGATGCCGATGAATACCCCCGCGTGACTGAGCATATTCCAGCGATTCGTCATCTGATTCAGGCACTTGAAGAAAAAGGTTACGCCTATGCAGTGGATGGTGATGTTTACTACAATGTGCGGCAGTTTGCGGACTATGGCAAACTCTCTGGACGACAGCTAGAGCAGATGCAAGCGGGGGCAGGTGGGCGACTTGACTCAGATGATCTAGAGTGCAAAAAGCAAGACTCCTGTGATTTTGCGCTCTGGAAAGCTGCAAAGCTCGGTGAACCAGCCTGGGAATCTCCCTGGGGCAAAGGACGACCAGGCTGGCACATTGAATGTTCTGCTATGATCCGTGCCCGACTGGGCGAAACAATCGATATCCACGGTGGTGGTGGCGATCTGATCTTTCCCCATCATGAAAATGAAATCGCTCAGTCAGAAGTGCTGACAGGTCAGCCTCTGGCAAACTATTGGCTGCACAACGGCATGGTGACAGTGAATGGCGAGAAGATGTCCAAGTCTTTAGGCAATTTCACCACAATTCGAGATTTGCTGGAGGGCAAATGGTCGGAGTATCCACAGCCTGTTGCTCCAATGGTGATTCGATTGTTTGTACTGCAAGCCCATTACCGCAAACCGTTGGATTTTACCAAAGCGGCGATCGCAGCGGCTGAGAAAGGTTGGCAAACGCTAAAAGAAGCTTTGACGTTGGATTTACACCCATTGAATCTATCATCTCAAATGCCTATTTCCAGTGAACTGGATACAGACTCAGTTACCCGTTTTCAGGCGGCAATGGACGATGACTTCAACACAGCGGCTGGATTGGCAGTACTATTTGAGTTAGCGAAATCGATCAAGCGAGAGTTTAATCTGCGTCACTATCAATCGGAAAAAGAACTCTCTGATCTACAGCTACAGAGTTCATTGCAGACTCTGATTCAATTGGCTCAAATTTTCGGTTTGCAAGCGAAGCAGGAAAATACTACTGTCCCAGAATTGGATGGTGTTTGGATTGAATCACTCTTGGAGCAGCGACACCAAGCACGGCAGGAAAAACGCTATGCACAGAGCGATCGCATTCGCGACGAACTGCAAGCCGTGGGTATTACGTTGGTCGATCAACCTGATGGACAAACTCGATGGCATTGTTCTTAA